Below is a genomic region from Pseudarthrobacter sulfonivorans.
CCCCGCATCCGCGCCGGCGTCACCTACGTGGTGGTCTCCGTGGTGTCCTCCGTGCTGTTCCTGATCTCCATCGCGATGGTCTACGGCGCCACCGGAACCGTGAACATGGCCGACCTCGCCATCAAGCTCGCGGACCTGGACGAGGGAACCCAGACCCTGCTGCACGTGATGCTGCTGGTGGCATTCGGCATCAAGGCGGCCGTGTTCCCACTGTCGTTCTGGCTGCCTGACTCCTACCCCACGGCGCCGGCGCCGGTCACCGCCGTGTTCGCCGGCCTGCTGACCAAAGTCGGTGTCTACGCGATGGTGCGCACGGAAACCCTGCTCTTCCCCGGGGACAGCCTGAACACTCCGCTGATGGTGGCGGCGCTGCTGACCATGGTGGTGGGGATCCTAGGCGCCTTGGCCCAGAGCGACATCAAACGTCTGTTGTCCTTCACCCTGGTCAGCCACATCGGCTATATGGTGTTCGGCCTGGCGATGTCCTCGGTGGCCGGGCTGGGCGCCGCCGTGTTCTACGTGGCCCACCACATCACCATCCAGACCAGCCTCTTCCTGGTTACGGGCCTGATCGAGCGCCGCGGCGGCAGCTCCTCCGTGGACCGGCTGGCAGGCCTCGCCAAGCTGTCACCCATCCTGGCCCTGCTCTTCTTTATCCCCGCCATGAACCTTGCCGGGATCCCGCCGTTCTCCGGATTCCTGGGGAAGGTGGGGCTCATCCAGGCGGGCATCGAACTGGGCACGCCCCTGGCCTACGCCCTGGTGATCGGCGGCGTGGTCACCAGCCTCCTGACCCTGCTGGCCGTGGCGAGAGTCTGGAACCGCGCGTTCTGGCGCAAGCCCTCGGACGCCGAGCACCCGGACCCCGTCCTGCTGGCTGAGCCCGAGGACGCGGACACCGGCAGCCGGGCCGGCCGCACCAACGTCACGCTGCTGCCCCGCACCATGGTGGGCTCAACCCTGGGCCTTGTGATCCTGGGCGTGTCACTCACGGTCTTCGCCGGGCCGCTGTTCACGGTCTCGGACCAGGCGGCCCAGGAAATGCTGGACAGGTCCTCCTACATCCAGGCGGTGCTCGGTGAGGACACCGAAGTTCCGCCGCTGGCCCTGAAAAACGGAGGGGGCAAATGAGCCGCCGGCGGATTTCCCTGCGCCAGGAGCTTCCCCTGCTGGTCTGGCTGGTGATTGTCTGGGGCGCGCTCTGGCAGGACTTCAGCCCCGGCAACCTGCTCTTCGGCGCGTTGCTGGCTGTGCTCGTGGCGAGGATGTTCTACCTGCCGCCGGTGGAAGTCAGCGGCCGCTTCAACATCCTGCACGCCGCGCCCTTCGCCCTGCGGTTCCTCGGCCGGGTGGCGGCAGCGAGCATCGAGGTCATGTACCTGGCGGCCGTCCGCGGACCGAAGGTGATCAGCGCCGTCGTCGCTGTCCCGCTGCGCAGCCACCAGGACCTGATGGTCACCGCCGTGGGGCACGTGATCTCGCTGATCCCGGGCTCCCTGGTGGTGGAGGTGGACCGGTCAACGTCCACCCTGTACCTCCACGCGCTCAACGTCAGCAGCTCGGAAGAGGTCGAGAACCTGCGCAAGGAAGTTCGCTCCATCGAAGCGGGCCTGATCAGGATCATGGGCACCCGCGAAGAACTCGAAGCAATCCGGCAGGAGGCCGCAGCATGATGCAGACCGTCCTGGCTGTCACGGCAGTCATTCTTTCGCTGGCAGCCGCAGGAGCCATCATCAGGATCTCCCGCGGCCCGTCGCTGCTGGACAGGGTGCTGGCCTCCGACGTCCTGCTCGCGATCCTCGGTGCGGCCCTGTGCATCGACATGGCCGTCAACCGGCACCTGAACAACCTGATGCTGCTGGTGGCGCTGTCCGTGGTCGGCTTCATCGGGTCGGTTACCGTTGCGCGCTACGTGGCCGACCGGCGGGAGCAAGCCAATGAATCCTGAGGCCAGCGTGGTTGACAACGTCATCGATACTGTGTCGGCGGTGTTCCTGGTGGTGGGTGCCCTTATGTCGCTCGCCGCCGCCGTGGGCCTGCTCCGCTTCCCGGACCTGCTGAGCCGCATGCACGCGGCCACCAAGCCCCAGGTGCTGGGGCTGTTCCTGCTCCTGGCGGCCATCGGCCTGCAGCTGCGCACCTGGTGGGTGTGGCCGGTGCTGCTGGTGGCCTGGATCTTCCAGCTGCTGACGGTGCCGGTTTCCGCCCACATGGTGGGCCGCGCCGGTTACCGGACCAAACACCTGCACCGTGAGCTGCTCAGCTCCGATGAACTCGAAGCCGTGGTTCAGAAGGCGGCCCAGTCGGCCCGGGATGAGTCATCCCGGGATGAAGCGTCCGACGGCGGCCGGCGGGACTGAGCGTCACTGCCGGACTGCTTGCCAGGGTTAGACGATGTCCTGGGACTTGGCGAAGCGGGTGATGGCCCGCTGCGTGCCGCGGTTGGCGAGCACCTGGATGATGGTGCTGACCGAGGCCGAAATGAGCGCGAACGTCAGGGCCGAGCGCAGGGTGGTGGGAGTGTCTTCGTCCTTGCCGGTGGGAGGCTTCCGGCCGGTGGACTTTTCCCACACGGTATTGACCACCTTCGTGCCGACGAATCCGGCGCCGAGGCTGATTGCAGTGCCGAGCAGCTTGATGAACAGGTTCATTCGTTGAACTCCTTGTGAGCGGATCCGGGACTTCCTTTAGCCTAACCCGGCTGCATGGACTCCAGAATCTCCCGCAGGGCTTCCACCACCAGATCGTGGTCCTGCTGCTGGGGCAGGCCCGAGACCGTCACCGTGGCCACTGCACCCACACCGGCGACGTAGACCGGGAAGCAGCCGCCGTGCGGGGCGTAGGTGGACTCGTCGAACCAGCCGTGGTCCTCGATCCGACCGCCGTGCAGCCTGCCGCGGAGGCCCACCAGCAACGAAGGGATCTCATACCTGGCGGCGGTGCGCTGCTTCGCCCGGACCCAGTGCTCGTTGTCCGGGGTGGCGCCGTCCAGGGCCACGTGGAACAGGACCTGGTCACCCTTGGTGATGTCGATCGCGATGGGCAGCTTTCGGCTCTTGCCCAGCTCCACCAGGAGCAGCCCGAGGTTGAGGGAGTCGTCCTTGCTGAAATGCGGAAACTGCAGCTCGTTGATCTCGGCTTCGACCCGGGCAAT
It encodes:
- a CDS encoding Na+/H+ antiporter subunit D, with protein sequence MNIASFAPLAVVLPILGAALAFLLIRHSRAQRAVSIGVLSLTLLLECLLLASVWHGGTAAVTIGGWLPPWGITMVVDQFSSLMLVVSSAISLAVLVYATGQGMADGDQDAPVSIFHPTYLILVAGVSNAFLSGDLFNLYVGFEILLTASYVLMTLGGTGPRIRAGVTYVVVSVVSSVLFLISIAMVYGATGTVNMADLAIKLADLDEGTQTLLHVMLLVAFGIKAAVFPLSFWLPDSYPTAPAPVTAVFAGLLTKVGVYAMVRTETLLFPGDSLNTPLMVAALLTMVVGILGALAQSDIKRLLSFTLVSHIGYMVFGLAMSSVAGLGAAVFYVAHHITIQTSLFLVTGLIERRGGSSSVDRLAGLAKLSPILALLFFIPAMNLAGIPPFSGFLGKVGLIQAGIELGTPLAYALVIGGVVTSLLTLLAVARVWNRAFWRKPSDAEHPDPVLLAEPEDADTGSRAGRTNVTLLPRTMVGSTLGLVILGVSLTVFAGPLFTVSDQAAQEMLDRSSYIQAVLGEDTEVPPLALKNGGGK
- a CDS encoding Na+/H+ antiporter subunit E gives rise to the protein MSRRRISLRQELPLLVWLVIVWGALWQDFSPGNLLFGALLAVLVARMFYLPPVEVSGRFNILHAAPFALRFLGRVAAASIEVMYLAAVRGPKVISAVVAVPLRSHQDLMVTAVGHVISLIPGSLVVEVDRSTSTLYLHALNVSSSEEVENLRKEVRSIEAGLIRIMGTREELEAIRQEAAA
- a CDS encoding monovalent cation/H+ antiporter complex subunit F, with the protein product MMQTVLAVTAVILSLAAAGAIIRISRGPSLLDRVLASDVLLAILGAALCIDMAVNRHLNNLMLLVALSVVGFIGSVTVARYVADRREQANES
- the mnhG gene encoding monovalent cation/H(+) antiporter subunit G, producing the protein MNPEASVVDNVIDTVSAVFLVVGALMSLAAAVGLLRFPDLLSRMHAATKPQVLGLFLLLAAIGLQLRTWWVWPVLLVAWIFQLLTVPVSAHMVGRAGYRTKHLHRELLSSDELEAVVQKAAQSARDESSRDEASDGGRRD
- a CDS encoding DUF4235 domain-containing protein — encoded protein: MNLFIKLLGTAISLGAGFVGTKVVNTVWEKSTGRKPPTGKDEDTPTTLRSALTFALISASVSTIIQVLANRGTQRAITRFAKSQDIV
- a CDS encoding heme-degrading domain-containing protein yields the protein MTANNPTVTAFNPDSTVPQPAGLLEALIARVEAEINELQFPHFSKDDSLNLGLLLVELGKSRKLPIAIDITKGDQVLFHVALDGATPDNEHWVRAKQRTAARYEIPSLLVGLRGRLHGGRIEDHGWFDESTYAPHGGCFPVYVAGVGAVATVTVSGLPQQQDHDLVVEALREILESMQPG